The Oncorhynchus kisutch isolate 150728-3 linkage group LG20, Okis_V2, whole genome shotgun sequence genome has a segment encoding these proteins:
- the mrpl14 gene encoding large ribosomal subunit protein uL14m produces the protein MALISRSCSGFLAQLSSLTHHKAFSVSTAAAAIQKMTRVRVVDNSPLGSTPWHRSPRVIHVYTKNGVGKVGDRVLLAIKGGKKKALIVGHKMPGERMNPRFDSNNVVLIEDNGNPTGTRIKVPLPTHLRKMEGDYSKLLAIASRFV, from the exons ATGGCTCTTATTTCAAGATCATGCAGTGGGTTCCTCGCACAACTGTCATCACTGACGCATCACAAGGCTTTCAG tgTGTCAACAGCCGCAGCAGCCATCCAGAAAATGACCAGGGTTCGTGTTGTTGACAACAGTCCACTGGGTAGTACCCCATGGCACCGTTCCCCTAGAGTCATCCACGTGTACACCAAGAACGGAGTGGGCAAGGTGGGCGACCGCGTTCTGCTGGCCATCAAGGGAGGGAAGAAAAAAGCTCTCATCGTTGGTCACAAGATGCCCGGAGAGCGCATGAACCCGCGTTTTGACTCCAACAACGTTGTCCTGATTGAAGACAACGGTAACCCTACGGGAACTAGAATTAAGGTTCCACTACCGACACACTTGCGTAAAATGGAAGGAGACTATTCCAAACTGTTGGCCATCGCTAGCCGGTTTGTGTAG